In the genome of Penaeus vannamei isolate JL-2024 chromosome 26, ASM4276789v1, whole genome shotgun sequence, one region contains:
- the LOC138866538 gene encoding DNA-binding protein D-ETS-3-like — translation MEFKLIEPEEVARRWGIQKNRPAMNYDKLSRSLRYYYEKGIMQKVAGERYVYKFVCDPEALLTLGFGGGEGGRGGRQDPTMGGAAAGHYDRRAGLKMFPHHYYPRAAAAASYAAAAAWSTGGPGAAAAAQHLLAPHMTWSSAPATQYDLASYSQFAKFGYDYLPDHVTSSLAVQKDELKNMNANIGMDRGVDASGYCDYSLGHVDKAKFDPRQTESSFLVQAGRPVGHHGAAGAAVGVVGAAGEPPAGGLAPGDVAHDPMTQLQACARSHHLHACVR, via the exons ATGGAGTTCAAGCTGATTGAGCCCGAGGAG gtgGCGCGTCGTTGGGGCATCCAGAAGAACCGACCTGCAATGAACTACGATAAACTAAGTCGGTCGCTTCGTTATTACTACGAAAAGGGCATCATGCAGAAGGTTGCAG GTGAGCGATACGTGTACAAGTTCGTGTGCGACCCCGAGGCGCTGCTGACCCTGGGTTTCGGGGGCGGCGaaggtgggcgtggtgggcggcaGGACCCTACGATGGGCGGTGCAGCAGCCGGGCACTACGATCGGCGGGCGGGACTGAAGATGTTCCCGCACCATTACTATCCGAGAGCCGCCGCCGCTGCTTCGTATGCCG CCGCCGCCGCGTGGTCCACGGGCGGCCCAGGAGCAGCAGCGGCCGCCCAGCACCTCCTCGCCCCCCACATGACCTGGTCCTCGGCCCCCGCGACCCAGTATGACCTCGCCTCCTACTCGCAATTCGCCAAGTTCGGCTACGACTACTTGCCCGATCACGTGACCAGCTCCTTGGCGGTGCAGAAGGACGAACTCAAGAATATGAATGCTAATATCG gcatGGACCGCGGCGTGGACGCGAGCGGCTACTGCGACTACTCGCTCGGCCACGTCGACAAGGCCAAGTTCGACCCCCGCCAGACCGAGTCCTCGTTCCTGGTGCAGGCCGGGCGCCCCGTCGGCCACCACGGCGCTGCAGGGGCGGCCGTGGGGGTCGTCGGGGCGGCAGGAGAGCCCCCGGCAGGAGGTCTGGCCCCAGGCGACGTCGCACACGACCCCATGACCCAGCTCCAAGCCTGCGCCAGGTCGCACCACCTCCACGCTTGCGTTAGATAA